Proteins encoded in a region of the Flavobacterium sp. MDT1-60 genome:
- a CDS encoding SusC/RagA family TonB-linked outer membrane protein — translation MNFSQGVSEATHKKKWLNAKQYVELLQEAGRNVDDLESVEDELEYLSQGTDWRNGEVNTDWQDIALRTGYTTDADFSVSGGDDKTKYFFSGAYNNTTGIVDSNDLERITARSNVSHKVSDRFTAGMNIGFSRSVINRVQDDNSFSTPLQSVAQAPISQARLEDGTPNPNTEYVNYLLAKDNTSWETIMRRVTGKVFGELKIVNGLKFNSDFSYDLLTQTEDYWQGKDAPFMATDGAVYASSVNTENYVFSNYFTYDKTFAEKHVLNLVAGMEFNKYNRRYQDVNSIYFPNDDFHTIDGGAEVNEGHGSETDYAFVSQFGRLNYSFAGKYLFKASVRRDGSSRFGKNERFGVFPAFSAGWVMSQESFLKDNTVLTYLKLKGSWGKLGNAEIGNFASRQLYRPNPYNLKSGLTFDQAGNNDLTWEKSTQTDFGVEVGFLNKITFEADYYQKDTDGLLFEVPLPLSSGAAFVNKNIGKIRSNGFEFTLNTKNIETQDFRWNTSFNLTTNESKVKSLPNNNTDIISDYTINRTGENISSFYLVEYAGVDPANGDALFVKNTANADGSIDKSTTNDYSEAKRIIAGNPFPTLMAGLTNTMTYKGFDFTFTFQGEWGASIYNSAGLYQSTAADYFDNQTLDQLNRWQNPGDITNVPQARFGGSNGTQESTRYLDKSDFVRLRNLTIGYSLPKETVNKAGMSSLRVYLTAVNLLTFTGYEGTDPEARRDDITKGSPRVGEDFYSAPPAKTFAMGVNINF, via the coding sequence ATCAACTTCTCACAAGGTGTTAGTGAAGCTACACATAAAAAGAAATGGCTAAACGCAAAACAATACGTCGAATTGTTACAGGAAGCGGGAAGAAATGTCGACGATTTAGAATCTGTTGAAGATGAATTGGAATATCTGTCTCAGGGAACAGACTGGAGAAATGGCGAAGTTAATACAGACTGGCAAGATATTGCGCTGCGAACAGGTTATACAACCGATGCTGATTTTTCTGTTTCTGGCGGAGATGATAAAACAAAATACTTTTTCTCAGGAGCCTATAATAACACAACAGGAATTGTTGACAGTAATGATCTGGAAAGAATTACAGCGAGATCAAATGTATCTCATAAAGTTTCTGATCGCTTTACAGCCGGAATGAACATTGGTTTTTCAAGATCTGTTATCAACAGGGTTCAGGACGACAACTCCTTCTCTACTCCTTTGCAATCTGTAGCTCAGGCTCCAATTTCGCAAGCCAGATTAGAGGACGGAACTCCAAACCCTAATACAGAATATGTCAACTATTTATTAGCTAAGGACAATACTTCATGGGAAACTATTATGCGCAGAGTGACCGGAAAAGTTTTTGGGGAACTAAAAATCGTAAATGGCTTGAAATTTAATTCTGATTTCTCCTACGATCTTTTAACACAAACTGAAGATTACTGGCAAGGTAAAGATGCACCATTTATGGCAACTGACGGAGCTGTGTATGCCAGCTCAGTAAATACCGAAAATTATGTTTTTAGTAATTATTTTACTTACGATAAAACATTTGCTGAAAAGCACGTTTTAAATCTAGTGGCCGGTATGGAATTCAACAAATACAACAGAAGATATCAGGATGTAAACAGTATTTATTTCCCAAATGATGATTTTCATACTATTGACGGTGGTGCCGAAGTAAATGAAGGACATGGTAGTGAAACAGATTATGCTTTCGTTTCCCAATTTGGAAGATTAAATTACTCGTTCGCTGGCAAATATCTTTTCAAGGCCAGTGTTCGTCGTGATGGTTCGTCTCGTTTTGGAAAAAATGAAAGATTTGGAGTTTTCCCTGCATTTTCTGCTGGTTGGGTAATGTCTCAGGAAAGTTTCCTAAAAGACAATACTGTTTTAACCTATTTAAAATTAAAAGGAAGCTGGGGTAAATTAGGAAATGCTGAAATCGGAAACTTTGCTTCCCGTCAATTATACAGACCAAATCCTTATAACTTAAAATCAGGACTTACTTTTGATCAGGCAGGAAACAATGATTTGACCTGGGAAAAATCAACTCAGACTGATTTTGGTGTAGAAGTTGGTTTCTTAAACAAAATCACTTTTGAAGCCGATTACTATCAAAAAGACACAGATGGTTTACTTTTTGAAGTGCCTTTACCTCTAAGTTCTGGTGCAGCGTTTGTAAATAAAAACATCGGAAAAATTAGAAGTAATGGTTTTGAGTTTACCTTAAACACAAAAAATATTGAAACACAAGATTTCAGATGGAATACCAGTTTCAATCTTACTACTAATGAATCAAAAGTAAAATCACTTCCAAACAACAATACAGATATTATCTCTGATTATACTATTAACAGAACCGGAGAAAACATTTCTTCTTTTTATTTAGTAGAATATGCCGGAGTTGACCCTGCTAATGGAGATGCCCTTTTTGTAAAAAATACAGCAAATGCTGATGGAAGTATTGATAAAAGCACCACTAACGATTACAGTGAAGCAAAAAGAATTATTGCCGGTAATCCTTTTCCAACTTTAATGGCTGGTTTAACGAATACAATGACATACAAAGGTTTTGATTTTACGTTTACTTTCCAGGGTGAATGGGGCGCTAGTATTTACAATTCGGCTGGTTTATACCAATCAACTGCTGCTGATTATTTTGATAACCAAACACTGGATCAGTTAAATCGCTGGCAAAATCCTGGTGACATTACTAATGTTCCACAAGCAAGATTTGGTGGATCAAATGGTACTCAGGAATCTACGCGTTATTTAGACAAATCTGATTTTGTGCGTTTGAGAAACCTTACAATAGGTTATTCACTACCGAAAGAAACGGTAAATAAAGCCGGAATGAGCAGTCTGAGAGTGTATCTTACAGCTGTTAACCTGCTTACTTTTACAGGTTATGAAGGAACCGATCCGGAAGCAAGAAGAGACGATATTACTAAAGGCAGTCCGCGTGTTGGAGAAGATTTTTACTCTGCACCACCCGCAAAAACATTTGCAATGGGAGTAAATATTAATTTTTAA
- a CDS encoding TonB-dependent receptor plug domain-containing protein: MKIKVKHFLWLVLTLFVQIVAAQEGYISGKVTDKKGVPIPGVNIIIKGTSASTQTDFDGNFKIAAKKGDVLTISYVSFATTNVPASNGMTIELVETQNELEAVLVVGYGTQSKKNLTDNIARVTAKDIQQIPVSNLQNALVGKLAGVQITQTNGKVEGGINIRVRGAASISAGTQPLYVLDGIPLINDNESSNGAPTNPLLTLSTNEIESIDVLKDASSAAIYGARGANGVVLITTKKEKKEKEISQSTSHKVLVKLHIKRNG; the protein is encoded by the coding sequence ATGAAAATTAAGGTAAAGCATTTTTTATGGCTCGTATTGACACTATTTGTACAAATAGTGGCCGCACAGGAAGGATACATTTCTGGTAAGGTTACTGATAAAAAAGGAGTTCCGATTCCTGGAGTAAATATTATTATAAAAGGTACCAGTGCAAGTACACAAACCGATTTTGATGGAAATTTCAAGATAGCGGCCAAAAAAGGCGATGTCTTGACTATAAGTTATGTGAGTTTTGCTACTACAAATGTACCCGCTTCAAATGGTATGACAATTGAATTAGTTGAAACTCAAAATGAATTAGAAGCCGTGCTTGTTGTGGGCTACGGTACTCAATCAAAAAAGAATTTAACTGATAATATTGCCCGCGTAACAGCCAAAGATATTCAGCAAATACCAGTTTCAAACTTGCAAAATGCATTAGTAGGAAAGCTGGCAGGGGTTCAGATTACTCAGACAAATGGTAAAGTTGAAGGCGGAATTAATATTAGAGTTCGTGGTGCGGCAAGTATCAGTGCCGGAACACAGCCATTGTATGTTTTAGACGGAATTCCGCTTATCAATGACAATGAATCCAGTAATGGTGCCCCAACCAACCCATTATTGACTTTAAGTACCAACGAAATAGAATCTATTGATGTCTTAAAAGACGCTTCTTCTGCTGCGATATATGGAGCACGTGGAGCAAATGGAGTTGTTTTAATTACTACTAAAAAGGAAAAGAAGGAAAAGGAAATTTCTCAATCAACTTCTCACAAGGTGTTAGTGAAGCTACACATAAAAAGAAATGGCTAA
- a CDS encoding family 2A encapsulin nanocompartment cargo protein cysteine desulfurase, with protein sequence MSTNTNENGLPNIDDLQLLANELFQTLPNEFPKEISLSPDRAEHPRATKIAETLLHAGGANVIAPFPTQSPLNVQPVPTSFSGFGASPSIAAQSSSASALYPNAGAGFDPQYGIPSSGVPENNALNINNPQTGFNDINLKNGGASQINEDSFFSSLLLNNQYLPFQTQNSSFEAELKLALETVDTQFRKRVDFPSSGSESANSYYFLDQNPFAFDPKNTNAIVGNTFGSKEIVGITGTNFNAELIKKDFPILRETVNGKPLVWFDNAATTQKPQAVIDRVAYFYEHENSNIHRAAHELAARASDAYEAAREKVKTFLNAGSVNEIVFVRGATEGINLVAQSWGDHNLVAGDEIIVSNLEHHANIVPWKRLADKKGLKLRVIPVDDDGQILLDEYSKLLNSKTKLVAFTQVSNALGTVTPAKKIIEMARSVGAKVLIDGAQSVSHMKVDVQDLNPDWLVFSGHKLFGPTGIGALYGKEELLNEMQPYQSGGNMIQDVTFEEIKYHKAPNRFEAGTGNIADAIGLGAAIDYVTKIGIDTIGQYEHYLLEYATRLLKDIPGVRLIGTAKDKASVLSFNLQGYTNDQVGQALNKEGVAVRTGHHCAQPILRRMGVETTVRPSLAFYNTTQDVDTFIKTLWELKKVRF encoded by the coding sequence ATGAGTACAAATACTAACGAAAACGGTTTACCTAACATTGACGATTTGCAGCTTTTAGCCAATGAGTTGTTCCAAACTTTACCCAATGAATTTCCTAAAGAAATTTCGTTGAGTCCGGATAGAGCAGAACATCCTCGCGCGACAAAAATTGCAGAAACACTTTTGCATGCCGGTGGTGCAAATGTCATTGCGCCATTCCCAACGCAAAGTCCGTTAAATGTACAACCAGTTCCAACTTCATTTAGCGGTTTTGGAGCTTCTCCTTCAATTGCTGCTCAAAGTTCGAGCGCTTCGGCATTATATCCGAATGCTGGTGCAGGTTTTGATCCTCAGTACGGTATTCCTTCATCGGGAGTCCCGGAAAATAATGCATTAAATATCAATAATCCTCAAACAGGATTTAATGATATTAATTTAAAAAACGGAGGTGCATCACAGATTAATGAAGATTCTTTTTTTTCGTCATTACTTTTGAATAATCAGTATTTGCCTTTTCAAACCCAAAATTCTTCTTTTGAAGCGGAATTAAAGTTAGCATTAGAAACGGTTGATACGCAATTCAGAAAGCGTGTTGATTTTCCGTCAAGCGGAAGTGAAAGTGCAAATTCGTATTATTTTTTAGATCAGAATCCGTTCGCTTTTGATCCAAAAAATACTAATGCGATAGTTGGGAATACTTTCGGATCAAAAGAAATTGTCGGTATTACGGGGACAAATTTTAATGCAGAATTAATCAAAAAAGATTTCCCAATTCTGCGTGAAACTGTAAATGGAAAACCTTTGGTTTGGTTTGATAATGCCGCAACAACTCAAAAACCACAAGCTGTAATTGATCGTGTTGCCTATTTCTACGAACATGAAAATTCAAATATTCATCGCGCTGCACATGAATTGGCCGCAAGAGCATCTGATGCTTATGAAGCAGCTCGTGAAAAAGTAAAAACTTTTTTAAATGCCGGTTCTGTAAATGAAATTGTATTCGTTCGCGGCGCTACAGAAGGAATTAATCTTGTTGCACAAAGCTGGGGCGATCATAATTTAGTTGCCGGAGATGAAATTATTGTGAGTAATCTGGAACATCATGCCAATATAGTTCCGTGGAAAAGACTCGCCGATAAAAAAGGATTGAAATTAAGAGTAATTCCGGTTGACGATGACGGTCAGATTTTACTTGACGAATACAGTAAATTACTGAATTCGAAAACTAAATTAGTTGCTTTTACTCAGGTTTCAAACGCATTAGGAACCGTAACACCGGCCAAAAAAATAATCGAAATGGCTCGTTCTGTTGGAGCAAAAGTTTTAATCGACGGCGCGCAATCGGTTTCACATATGAAAGTTGATGTCCAGGATTTAAATCCAGATTGGCTTGTTTTTTCAGGACATAAATTATTTGGACCAACTGGAATTGGAGCATTATATGGCAAAGAAGAATTATTAAACGAAATGCAGCCCTACCAATCTGGTGGCAATATGATTCAGGATGTTACTTTTGAGGAAATAAAATACCACAAAGCACCCAATCGTTTTGAAGCCGGAACAGGCAACATTGCAGATGCAATAGGTCTTGGAGCTGCCATAGATTATGTAACCAAAATAGGTATCGACACCATCGGTCAATACGAACATTATTTGTTGGAATATGCCACTCGCTTGCTGAAAGATATTCCTGGTGTACGATTAATAGGAACTGCGAAAGATAAAGCAAGCGTATTATCCTTTAATCTGCAAGGTTATACCAACGATCAGGTTGGGCAGGCTTTAAATAAAGAAGGAGTCGCCGTAAGAACCGGACATCATTGTGCACAGCCGATTTTACGACGAATGGGAGTTGAAACCACTGTTCGTCCTTCTTTGGCATTTTACAACACGACACAAGACGTTGATACATTCATTAAAACTTTGTGGGAACTTAAAAAGGTTCGATTTTAG
- a CDS encoding family 2A encapsulin nanocompartment shell protein: MAESKQQQTALGDVAARQLAIATRTVPQIGTISPRWLTHLLHWTPVESGVFRLNKVKDGSHIEVDCSARDERVLPNTFVDYIENPREYNLAAVQTIVEVHTRVSDLYSKPYNQISEQLRLAIETIKERQESELINNKDYGLLSNVAPSQIIKTRTGAPTPDDLDELLTKVWKEPGFFLLHPLAIAAFGRECTRRGVPPPTTSLFGSQFLTWRGIPLIPSDKLPIKNGKSKIILLRTGESRQGVIGLIQPGLQGEQSPGLSVRFMGINEKAIASYLVSLYCSLAILVDDAIAVLEDVEIGKYHEYKY, encoded by the coding sequence ATGGCAGAATCTAAACAACAACAGACCGCATTAGGCGATGTTGCAGCAAGACAATTAGCAATTGCAACACGTACAGTACCACAAATCGGAACTATTTCACCGCGCTGGTTAACGCATCTATTGCATTGGACACCTGTAGAATCTGGTGTGTTTCGCTTGAATAAAGTAAAAGACGGAAGTCATATTGAAGTCGATTGTTCTGCACGCGACGAAAGAGTTTTACCAAACACTTTTGTCGATTATATCGAAAATCCTAGAGAATATAATTTAGCTGCAGTACAAACTATTGTCGAAGTTCATACCCGTGTTTCAGACTTGTACAGCAAACCATACAATCAGATTTCAGAGCAACTTAGATTGGCTATCGAGACAATAAAGGAACGCCAGGAAAGCGAATTAATCAACAATAAAGATTACGGATTATTAAGCAATGTCGCTCCATCTCAAATTATTAAAACACGAACTGGTGCACCAACTCCGGATGATTTAGATGAATTGCTTACAAAGGTATGGAAAGAGCCTGGCTTTTTCTTATTGCATCCGTTGGCGATTGCTGCTTTTGGCCGTGAATGTACGCGTCGTGGTGTTCCGCCTCCTACAACTTCATTATTCGGATCGCAATTTTTAACCTGGAGAGGAATTCCGCTTATACCTTCAGATAAATTGCCTATCAAAAACGGGAAATCAAAAATCATTTTATTAAGAACCGGAGAAAGCCGTCAAGGTGTTATTGGGTTAATTCAGCCTGGTTTACAGGGAGAACAATCTCCAGGATTATCAGTTCGTTTTATGGGCATCAATGAAAAAGCGATTGCTTCGTATTTGGTATCTCTTTATTGCTCTTTGGCTATTTTGGTTGATGATGCAATCGCTGTTTTAGAAGATGTAGAAATAGGAAAGTATCATGAGTACAAATACTAA
- the cysK gene encoding cysteine synthase A → MKYQNILETIGNTPHIRLNKLFKSHEVWIKLEKSNPGSSIKDRIALAMIEDAEQKGLINQDTIIIEPTSGNTGIGLSLVAAVKGYKVIVVMPESMSVERRRILNAYGAEFVLTPREKGTSGAVERAKELAATIKNSFLPSQFTNKANVEIHEKTTALEILADFPDGIDYLITGVGTGGHITGVSKILKQHFPNLKTFAVEPALSPVLSGGLPAPHPFQGIGAGFIPEVFNREYVDQIITVDKNESYTFTKRIAKEEGIFAGISTGAALSAIAKKLKDIPENAVILTFNYDTGERYLSVDELFD, encoded by the coding sequence ATGAAATATCAAAACATTCTGGAGACGATTGGAAACACGCCTCACATTAGATTAAATAAACTTTTTAAATCGCATGAAGTTTGGATTAAATTAGAAAAATCAAATCCAGGATCGAGTATAAAGGATCGAATTGCACTGGCGATGATTGAAGATGCAGAACAAAAAGGGCTTATAAACCAAGATACCATCATTATAGAGCCAACTTCTGGTAATACCGGGATTGGCCTTTCATTAGTTGCTGCGGTTAAAGGCTATAAAGTTATTGTGGTCATGCCCGAATCGATGAGCGTCGAGCGCAGAAGAATTTTGAATGCGTATGGTGCCGAATTCGTTTTGACTCCAAGAGAAAAAGGAACTTCAGGAGCGGTTGAAAGAGCAAAAGAATTAGCCGCGACGATTAAAAATTCGTTTTTGCCATCACAGTTTACCAATAAGGCTAATGTTGAAATTCACGAAAAAACAACAGCTTTAGAAATTTTGGCCGATTTCCCGGATGGAATCGATTATCTGATAACGGGAGTTGGAACTGGCGGACACATTACCGGTGTTTCAAAAATTTTGAAACAGCATTTTCCAAATCTAAAAACCTTCGCGGTTGAACCTGCATTATCACCGGTTTTAAGCGGTGGTTTGCCGGCACCTCATCCTTTTCAGGGAATTGGTGCAGGGTTTATTCCGGAAGTTTTTAACCGCGAATACGTCGATCAAATCATAACGGTTGATAAAAATGAGTCGTATACATTCACTAAAAGGATTGCAAAAGAAGAAGGCATATTTGCCGGAATTTCAACCGGAGCTGCTCTTTCTGCAATTGCCAAAAAATTAAAAGATATTCCGGAAAATGCCGTGATTCTGACTTTTAATTATGATACGGGCGAAAGATATTTATCTGTAGATGAACTATTTGACTAA
- a CDS encoding arylsulfatase, whose amino-acid sequence MNTKIKNIFLSFLLAGTLGANESNAQNASSKPNIILIMVDDMGYSDLGNYGSEIKTPNLDKLASEGLRLREFYNNSICAPTRASLLTGQYQHKAGVGFFDVNLGLPAYQGYLNKESLTLGEVFRSGGYSTILSGKWHVGSEDQAQWPNQRGFDKFYGILKGASNYFDTKPLPFGKTPYPVKLIRNNEELHPKDDSYYFTDEIGNNAATFLDEQNKENKPFFLYLAFTAPHWPLQAKPVDIAKYKGKFDEGWDVLREKRIEKLKANGILPADQTVAPRDPEVPEWSKLTYDEKQFWKAKMEVYAAMVDNMDQNVGKVLDKLKALKKDKNTLIIFISDNGAQGGFNTYNPLGRGLVRNDGPVGTSGSFDYQEQNWAYLSNTPLQQYKNNMHEGGFSSPFIAWFPSKIKAGRIDKGTGHIIDLAPTFYELAGIEYPKTYNGVTTNPLVGSSLLPVLFNNVSQVDRGAPLFWERAGNRAVRDGKWKLVSTYPAYEWELYNIETDRGETTNVAQQNPGIVNKLSASYFEWADRTGVVEYSKFKLKPEVMPGGASLKK is encoded by the coding sequence ATGAATACCAAAATAAAAAACATCTTCCTTTCCTTCCTTTTGGCAGGAACATTGGGTGCAAATGAATCAAATGCACAAAACGCATCATCAAAACCCAATATCATTTTGATTATGGTGGATGATATGGGATATTCTGATTTAGGAAATTATGGTTCCGAAATTAAAACACCAAATCTTGATAAATTAGCCAGCGAAGGTTTACGCTTACGCGAATTTTACAATAATTCGATTTGTGCGCCAACTCGCGCTTCCCTCCTTACAGGACAATACCAACACAAAGCAGGAGTAGGATTTTTTGATGTTAATTTAGGGTTGCCGGCTTATCAGGGTTATTTAAATAAAGAATCTTTGACTTTAGGAGAGGTTTTCCGTTCCGGAGGTTACAGCACTATTTTATCCGGAAAATGGCATGTTGGTTCTGAAGATCAGGCACAATGGCCGAATCAAAGAGGTTTTGACAAATTTTACGGAATTTTAAAAGGCGCATCCAATTATTTTGATACCAAACCTTTGCCTTTCGGAAAAACTCCATATCCGGTAAAATTAATTCGTAATAATGAAGAGCTGCATCCAAAAGATGATTCGTATTATTTTACAGATGAAATCGGAAATAACGCTGCCACTTTCTTAGACGAACAAAACAAAGAAAATAAGCCTTTCTTTTTATACTTGGCTTTTACAGCACCACACTGGCCGTTGCAGGCAAAACCAGTTGACATTGCCAAATACAAAGGTAAATTTGATGAAGGCTGGGATGTTTTAAGAGAAAAAAGAATTGAAAAACTTAAAGCAAACGGCATTTTACCGGCTGATCAAACGGTTGCACCAAGAGATCCTGAAGTTCCGGAATGGAGCAAATTGACTTATGATGAAAAGCAATTCTGGAAAGCAAAAATGGAAGTGTACGCCGCAATGGTTGACAATATGGATCAGAACGTGGGAAAAGTTTTGGATAAACTAAAAGCACTTAAAAAAGATAAAAACACGCTGATAATCTTCATTTCAGACAATGGCGCTCAGGGCGGATTTAATACTTATAATCCATTAGGACGAGGACTTGTTCGAAATGACGGACCTGTTGGAACTTCAGGGTCTTTTGATTATCAGGAACAAAACTGGGCTTATTTATCTAATACGCCACTTCAGCAATATAAAAACAACATGCACGAAGGCGGTTTCAGTTCGCCATTTATTGCCTGGTTTCCATCAAAAATAAAAGCAGGCCGAATCGATAAAGGAACCGGGCATATTATTGACCTCGCTCCTACTTTTTATGAATTGGCCGGAATTGAATATCCCAAAACATATAATGGTGTGACGACAAACCCTTTGGTTGGAAGCAGTTTGTTACCTGTTTTATTTAATAATGTTTCGCAGGTCGACAGAGGCGCACCATTATTTTGGGAAAGAGCCGGAAACAGAGCTGTGCGAGATGGCAAGTGGAAATTAGTTTCGACTTACCCTGCTTACGAATGGGAGCTTTACAACATTGAAACAGACCGTGGCGAAACAACCAATGTCGCACAACAAAATCCGGGAATTGTAAACAAACTTTCTGCTTCTTATTTTGAATGGGCAGACCGAACCGGAGTTGTCGAATACAGCAAATTCAAACTAAAACCAGAGGTAATGCCTGGTGGCGCTTCTCTCAAAAAATAA
- a CDS encoding YeiH family protein produces the protein MSTNPKQLTIHEDWTVVILGFIIIGISLFIFLPEVPIFKWSNGTDLISDVFNFENLKILGIQFLYLISIGALGAFLIGKSVKYFLFVFPIVYILTIVALIIAGNTEVKALNLEAVIFSLIIGLAIGNFFKLPEWFRSALSTEVFVKIGLVLLGTSVIFSDILKAGSLGLIQALLVVLSVWYFAFWLCRKLKVDDELTMMISSAVSICGVSAAIATSGAIKGDSKKLSYVISIVLVTAIPMMIFMPMIAKYFNFPEEVTGAWLGGSIDTSGAVVASGTLVGETALKISTIVKFSQNVLLGLAAFAISVYWTYTHNNSAEAKASKPTLGVIWERFPKFVIGFILASVVFSFFLTSEIRDGVKDSLKNLQGIWFALAFTSIGLETNFKDLLQNNSRKPLYAFLIAQLFNVVVTLIIAFLLFGN, from the coding sequence ATGTCAACCAACCCAAAACAATTAACCATCCACGAAGATTGGACCGTCGTTATTTTAGGATTTATAATCATCGGAATTTCGCTATTTATTTTTCTTCCCGAAGTTCCCATTTTTAAATGGTCAAACGGAACCGATTTAATTTCAGATGTTTTTAATTTCGAAAACCTGAAAATCCTCGGAATACAATTTTTATACCTGATTTCGATTGGCGCTCTCGGTGCTTTTTTAATTGGAAAGTCGGTAAAATACTTTTTGTTCGTTTTTCCGATTGTTTACATTTTAACGATTGTTGCACTGATTATTGCCGGAAATACAGAAGTAAAAGCACTTAATTTAGAAGCTGTCATTTTCAGTTTGATTATTGGTTTGGCTATTGGCAATTTTTTTAAACTTCCTGAATGGTTTCGCTCTGCCCTTTCTACAGAAGTTTTTGTAAAAATCGGATTGGTTTTATTGGGAACCAGTGTAATTTTTTCAGATATTCTAAAGGCCGGTTCCTTAGGATTGATTCAGGCTTTACTTGTTGTTTTGTCCGTTTGGTATTTTGCTTTTTGGCTTTGTCGAAAATTAAAAGTTGACGACGAATTGACGATGATGATTTCGAGTGCGGTTTCCATCTGCGGTGTTTCTGCGGCGATTGCAACTTCTGGGGCAATTAAAGGCGATTCAAAAAAACTCTCTTATGTTATTTCGATTGTATTGGTAACGGCCATCCCAATGATGATTTTTATGCCGATGATTGCCAAATATTTCAATTTCCCTGAAGAAGTAACCGGTGCGTGGCTCGGAGGAAGTATTGATACTTCTGGAGCAGTGGTGGCTTCCGGAACTTTGGTTGGTGAAACAGCTTTAAAAATTAGTACAATTGTAAAGTTTTCCCAGAATGTATTGTTAGGATTAGCGGCTTTTGCAATCTCTGTTTATTGGACATACACACATAATAATTCGGCAGAAGCCAAAGCATCAAAACCAACATTAGGTGTTATTTGGGAGCGTTTTCCAAAGTTTGTGATTGGTTTTATTCTGGCTTCCGTTGTGTTTTCTTTTTTTCTTACTTCTGAAATCAGAGACGGAGTAAAAGACAGTTTAAAAAATCTGCAGGGCATTTGGTTTGCATTAGCCTTTACTAGTATTGGATTAGAAACTAATTTTAAAGATTTGCTTCAAAATAATAGTAGAAAACCTTTATATGCTTTTTTAATTGCGCAGTTGTTCAATGTTGTTGTGACTTTGATTATTGCCTTTTTACTTTTCGGAAACTAA